A DNA window from Myxocyprinus asiaticus isolate MX2 ecotype Aquarium Trade chromosome 15, UBuf_Myxa_2, whole genome shotgun sequence contains the following coding sequences:
- the LOC127453497 gene encoding CKLF-like MARVEL transmembrane domain-containing protein 7 isoform X2 → MSHTGVTTTTTTTSTSDGGFCNIGYARSFQGLLKIGQVVILLIAFLCVHCEQRWTSYSAFRYFEVVTAWFLIIFLFFFLMYVMRLQSKITCINWTLTEFLHYAVGGILVFIASIVAAVKSHGISALVAGSVFGFTATFLIAISIWTSYKVTCGSQPTGAAV, encoded by the exons ATGTCTCACACTGGTGTGactactacaacaacaacaacatcaacatcGGATGGAGGATTTTGCAACATCGGTTATGCGCGTTCATTTCAAGGATTACTGAAAATCGGCCAAGTG GTGATCCTCCTGATTGCCTTCCTATGTGTGCACTGTGAGCAGCGATGGACCAGTTACTCTGCATTTCGGTACTTTGAGGTGGTCACTGCCTGGTTCCTCATCAtcttccttttcttcttcttGATGTACGTGATGAGACTTCAAAGCAAAATCACATGCATTAACTGGACATTGACG GAGTTTTTACATTATGCTGTGGGAGGTATCCTGGTCTTTATTGCCTCTATAGTTGCGGCTGTGAAGAGTCATGGGATCTCAGCTTTGGTTGCTGGATCT GTGTTTGGTTTTACGGCTACTTTTCTTATTGCAATCAGCATATGGACCTCATATAAGGTCACTTGTGGCTCTCAACCAACTG GTGCCGCAGTGTAA
- the LOC127453497 gene encoding CKLF-like MARVEL transmembrane domain-containing protein 7 isoform X1 translates to MSHTGVTTTTTTTSTSDGGFCNIGYARSFQGLLKIGQVVILLIAFLCVHCEQRWTSYSAFRYFEVVTAWFLIIFLFFFLMYVMRLQSKITCINWTLTEFLHYAVGGILVFIASIVAAVKSHGISALVAGSVFGFTATFLIAISIWTSYKVTCGSQPTGESAFTIT, encoded by the exons ATGTCTCACACTGGTGTGactactacaacaacaacaacatcaacatcGGATGGAGGATTTTGCAACATCGGTTATGCGCGTTCATTTCAAGGATTACTGAAAATCGGCCAAGTG GTGATCCTCCTGATTGCCTTCCTATGTGTGCACTGTGAGCAGCGATGGACCAGTTACTCTGCATTTCGGTACTTTGAGGTGGTCACTGCCTGGTTCCTCATCAtcttccttttcttcttcttGATGTACGTGATGAGACTTCAAAGCAAAATCACATGCATTAACTGGACATTGACG GAGTTTTTACATTATGCTGTGGGAGGTATCCTGGTCTTTATTGCCTCTATAGTTGCGGCTGTGAAGAGTCATGGGATCTCAGCTTTGGTTGCTGGATCT GTGTTTGGTTTTACGGCTACTTTTCTTATTGCAATCAGCATATGGACCTCATATAAGGTCACTTGTGGCTCTCAACCAACTGGTGAGTCTGCTTTTACCATTACATAA